A single genomic interval of Anopheles marshallii chromosome 2, idAnoMarsDA_429_01, whole genome shotgun sequence harbors:
- the LOC128709591 gene encoding peptidyl-prolyl cis-trans isomerase D, with the protein MGTTTEGIKLQRSVHDPRNPLVYLDVKIGQESVGRIVVELRADVVPKTAENFRALCTGEKGISPITGTRLHYKGTPFHRVKSLFMSQGGDIVNFNGTGCESIYGDTFEDENFTLLHEDGAVSMANLGKPHTNNSQFFITSGECPHLNGTNVVVGYVIRGGGIIGELERHSNDEGHPIVPIVIEDCGQIAPGDNWRINDDDDEIDPLPPFPDDWNRFYDEFTADEMLQYLNAIRSVGNRYFKDDQFVRANRRYKKAERYYNFFTNLLNKVSPRREIHRTLLTEFHLLNCLNQAVVQLRLKEYASVVYACDTVLSIDPDNTKALYRRGMANNELRNYEQAMADLRKALKRIPDDRLILNEYERTRKNLQEYTNQQRKAFAKMFY; encoded by the exons ATGGGGACAACCACCGAAGGAATCAAGTTGCAACGCTCGGTACACGATCCCAGAAACCCGTTGGTGTATCTGGATGTAAAAATCGGCCAAGAGAGTG TTGGCCGGATCGTGGTAGAACTGCGGGCAGATGTTGTACCGAAAACAGCCGAAAATTTCAGAGCACTGTGCACGGGCGAGAAAGGAATATCTCCAATCACCGGAACACGCCTTCACTACAAGGGTACACCGTTTCATAGGGTAAAATCATTGTTCATGTCACAGGGTGGAGACATCGTGAACTTTAATGGTACTGGCTGCGAGAGCATCTATGGGGACACATTTGAGGATGAAAATTTCACGCTTTTG CACGAAGATGGCGCAGTTTCGATGGCAAATTTGGGTAAACCACATACCAACAATTCCCAGTTCTTCATAACTTCCGGCGAGTGTCCACACTTGAACGGGACGAACGTGGTGGTTGGGTACGTGATACGGGGCGGTGGTATCATCGGCGAACTGGAACGACATTCCAACGATGAAGGTCATCCAATTGTGCCGATCGTCATAGAAGACTGTGGACAGATAGCACCCGGTGACAATTGGCGGataaatgatgatgacgacgagaTTGACCCGTTGCCGCCCTTTCCGGACGATTGGAACAGATTCTACGATGAGTTTACG GCCGACGAAATGCTTCAGTACCTGAATGCAATCCGAAGCGTTGGGAACCGGTACTTCAAGGATGATCAATTCGTAAGAGCAAATCGTCGGTATAAGAAAGCGGAACGGTACTACAATTTCTTCACCAACCTGCTGAACAAAGTGTCTCCGCGCAGGGAGATACATCGTACACTGTTGACCGAATTTCATTTGCTTAACTGTCTCAACCAGGCCGTTGTACAGTTGCGGCTAAAGGAATACGCAAGCGTAGTGTACGCGTGCGACACAGTCCTTTCCATTGATCCGGACAACACCAAGGCACTGTACAGGCGTGGAATGGCAAATAACGAACTGCGAAACTACGAACAAGCGATGGCAGATTTGCGGAAGGCACTGAAGCGAATACCGGACGATCGATTGATTCTGAACGAATATGAACGTACGCGGAAAAATTTACAAGAGTACACGAATCAGCAGCGAAAAGCTTTTGCCAAAATGTTCTATTGA
- the LOC128709590 gene encoding myotubularin-related protein 9, giving the protein MEFAELILTPKLDGVLLYDQLSDRPIDGTLCITGHHLILSTRKEGAQELWLLHQNIDLVERKPNIVNNILEGGTIILKCKDLRIIALKISSPQEYFNISNSIEQLSNLEETRMLYPFFYIPMYNILEDGYSLYRPEQEFGKLLANGDEWRLTTVNSAYQVCPTYGAKLVVARTITDEQIIQSAAFRDGGRFPVLSYRHANGAAMLRSAQPLAAPGVTKRCRADEAILNAVLGRSKKGFIFDTWAKGKSSTTETDQHYSQWKKVTRPIGQFSSVSALLDSFIKLMEACNDVQCSSDKWLSRLEMSSWLGFVLNALNAACVVAQCLDQEGSPVLVHGGKGLDTTLVVTSLVQIILNPDSRTIRGLQALIDREWLQGGYPFSTRHKHSCYTPTNQRRKSSSATFLLFLDCLYQLYAQFPCSFEYDHRLLVTMFEHSYFSQYGTFLGDCERDRVQLKVTTRTTSLWSHLNRPEVVKSLLNPMYEPNPAVIWPSVAPISIVLWSELYTRWSIDQSQLKINFGHIQALVSREKDLRSRVVKLRRQLAELQREYQIVRSEKNGNNSDELHRHAEMDDPGDDGDEESVSSDALGSSK; this is encoded by the exons ATGGAATTCGCCGAACTCATACTGACGCCCAAGCTGGATGGCGTCCTGCTGTACGATCAGTTAAGCGATCGGCCAATCGATGGTACGCTTTGCATCACAGGACATCATTTGATCCTAAGCACGAGGAAAGAAGGCGCTCAAGAACTGTGG CTGCTGCACCAAAACATTGACCTAGTCGAACGGAAGCCTAATATCGTTAACAACATCCTCGAGGGCGGTACCATCATACTGAAATGCAAAGATCTGCGTATCATTGCGCTGAAAATTTCATCCCCGCAGGAATACTTCAATATTTCCAACTCGATCGAACAGTTGTCCAACTTGGAGGAGACGCGAATGCTTTACCCATTCTTTTACATTCCGATGTACAACATCCTCGAGGATGGTTACTCACTGTACCGGCCTGAGCAAGAGTTTGGCAAATTATTGGCGAACGGTGATGAGTGGCGCCTGACGACGGTAAACAGCGCGTACCAGGTCTGTCCTACGTATGGGGCCAAGCTCGTGGTGGCCCGCACCATAACCGACGAACAGATCATCCAATCGGCCGCCTTTCGCGATGGTGGCAGGTTTCCGGTGCTTTCCTACCGGCACGCAAACGGTGCGGCCATGTTGCGCAGTGCACAGCCGCTAGCTGCTCCGGGCGTTACAAAGCGTTGCCGGGCGGATGAAGCCATCCTGAATGCGGTGCTGGGTCGAAGCAAGAAGGGCTTTATATTTGACACATGGGCCAAGGGTAAGAGCAGCACGACGGAAACGGATCAGCATTATTCGCAGTGGAAGAAGGTCACGCGACCAATCGGTCAGTTCAGTTCCGTGTCGGCGTTGTTAGATAGTTTTATCAAATTGATGGAAGCTTGCAATGATGTGCAGTGCAGCTCGGACAAGTGGTTATCGCGGCTGGAAATGTCCAGCTGGCTCGGGTTTGTGCTGAACGCGCTGAATGCGGCTTGTGTGGTGGCACAGTGTCTCGACCAGGAGGGTAgcccggtgctggtgcacgGCGGAAAAGGTCTTGATACAACGCTCGTCGTAACGTCGCTGGTGCAAATCATACTTAATCCTGACAGTCGTACCATCCGAGG ACTTCAGGCGCTCATCGATCGAGAGTGGCTGCAGGGTGGTTATCCATTTTCCACTCGCCACAAACATTCCTGCTACACGCCGACAAATCAGCGACGAAAAAGTTCTAGCGCAACGTTCCTGCTGTTTCTCGACTGCCTGTATCAGCTGTATGCACAGTTTCCCTGCAGTTTCGAATATGACCATCGGTTGCTGGTGACAATGTTCGAGCACAGCTACTTCAGCCAGTACGGTACGTTTTTGGGTGATTGTGAGCGGGATCGAGTACAGCTGAAAGTTACCACGCGTACGACAAGCCTGTGGTCGCACCTGAACCGACCGGAGGTTGTAAAGTCCCTGCTAAATCCAATGTACGAACCGAATCCCGCCGTCATATGGCCATCGGTGGCACCTATCAGTATTGTGCTGTGGTCTGAACTGTACACGCGCTGGTCGATTGATCAGTCCCAGCTGAAGATAAACTTTGGCCACATTCAAGCGCTGGTCAGTCGGGAAAAGGATTTGCGCAGCAGGGTGGTGAAGTTGCGCCGTCAGCTTGCGGAACTGCAGCGAGAGTATCAGATAGTACGGagtgaaaaaaatggcaacaacagTGATGAACTACACCGACACGCAGAAATGGACGACCCGGGAGACGATGGTGACGAAGAAAGTGTATCGTCCGATGCACTAGGTTCGAGTAAGTAG